A stretch of the Phycodurus eques isolate BA_2022a chromosome 15, UOR_Pequ_1.1, whole genome shotgun sequence genome encodes the following:
- the LOC133414188 gene encoding surfeit locus protein 4 isoform X2 — MGQEDFMSTAEDVADQFLRMTKQYLPHLARLCLISTFLEDGIRMWFQWHDQRDYIETTWNCGYFLATCFVFINLIGQLGGCILILSRNFVQHACFGLFAIIALQTIAYSILWDVKFLMRNLALGGGLLLLLAESRSEGKSMFAGVPSMGESSPKQYMQLGGRILLVLMFMSLVHFDTNFFSILQNLVGTALIILVAIGFKTKLAALTLVLWLLAMNVYFNAFWTIPTYKPMHDFLKYDFFQTTSVIGGLLLVVALGPGGVSMDEKKKEW, encoded by the exons TTCCTGCGGATGACCAAACAGTACCTGCCTCACTTGGCGCGTCTGTGTCTCATAAGCACCTTCCTGGAGGACGGCATTCGCATGTGGTTCCAGTGGCACGACCAGCGGGACTACATTGAGACCACATGGAACTGCGGCTACTTCCTGGCGACGTGCTTTGTCTTCATTAATCTAATAGGCCAGCTCG GTGGCTGTATCCTCATCCTCAGTAGAAATTTTGTACAGCATGCCTGCTTTGGATTATTCGCCATCATAGCGCTACAG ACTATTGCCTACAGCATTTTATGGGATGTAAAATTTTTGATGAG AAACCTGGCCCTGGGCGGTGgtctcctgctgctgctggccgAGTCTCGTTCGGAAGGGAAGAGCATGTTTGCCGGCGTGCCGTCTATGGGAGAGAGCTCGCCCAAGCAGTACATGCAGCTGGGAGGCCGCATACTGCTGGTTCTCATGTTCATGTCTCTGGTCCATTTTGACACCAACTTTTTCTCT ATCCTGCAAAACCTGGTGGGCACTGCCCTCATTATCCTGGTGGCCATCGGCTTCAAGACCAAGCTGGCGGCGCTGACGCTCGTCCTGTGGCTGCTGGCCATGAACGTCTACTTCAACGCCTTCTGGACCATCCCCACCTACAAGCCCATGCATGACTTCCTCAAGTACGACTTCTTCCAGACCACCTCCGTCATCGGCGGCCTGCTGCTGGTAGTGGCCCTCGGGCCCGGTGGCGTGTCCATggatgagaaaaagaaagagtggtag
- the LOC133414188 gene encoding surfeit locus protein 4 isoform X1, protein METPDNSRYQEFLRMTKQYLPHLARLCLISTFLEDGIRMWFQWHDQRDYIETTWNCGYFLATCFVFINLIGQLGGCILILSRNFVQHACFGLFAIIALQTIAYSILWDVKFLMRNLALGGGLLLLLAESRSEGKSMFAGVPSMGESSPKQYMQLGGRILLVLMFMSLVHFDTNFFSILQNLVGTALIILVAIGFKTKLAALTLVLWLLAMNVYFNAFWTIPTYKPMHDFLKYDFFQTTSVIGGLLLVVALGPGGVSMDEKKKEW, encoded by the exons TTCCTGCGGATGACCAAACAGTACCTGCCTCACTTGGCGCGTCTGTGTCTCATAAGCACCTTCCTGGAGGACGGCATTCGCATGTGGTTCCAGTGGCACGACCAGCGGGACTACATTGAGACCACATGGAACTGCGGCTACTTCCTGGCGACGTGCTTTGTCTTCATTAATCTAATAGGCCAGCTCG GTGGCTGTATCCTCATCCTCAGTAGAAATTTTGTACAGCATGCCTGCTTTGGATTATTCGCCATCATAGCGCTACAG ACTATTGCCTACAGCATTTTATGGGATGTAAAATTTTTGATGAG AAACCTGGCCCTGGGCGGTGgtctcctgctgctgctggccgAGTCTCGTTCGGAAGGGAAGAGCATGTTTGCCGGCGTGCCGTCTATGGGAGAGAGCTCGCCCAAGCAGTACATGCAGCTGGGAGGCCGCATACTGCTGGTTCTCATGTTCATGTCTCTGGTCCATTTTGACACCAACTTTTTCTCT ATCCTGCAAAACCTGGTGGGCACTGCCCTCATTATCCTGGTGGCCATCGGCTTCAAGACCAAGCTGGCGGCGCTGACGCTCGTCCTGTGGCTGCTGGCCATGAACGTCTACTTCAACGCCTTCTGGACCATCCCCACCTACAAGCCCATGCATGACTTCCTCAAGTACGACTTCTTCCAGACCACCTCCGTCATCGGCGGCCTGCTGCTGGTAGTGGCCCTCGGGCCCGGTGGCGTGTCCATggatgagaaaaagaaagagtggtag